The following are encoded together in the Thalassomonas haliotis genome:
- a CDS encoding glycosyltransferase, translated as MRIFVQARHKYPAAIGGPGGGRVFDVLVKGLAHLGHQVVYYLENRQEESREENLKKALQQALPQAGQFLNNVTFVTEPVFDADIYHIRSDSALATELERRGLPWVATCHTDLAVHGLARTCCRDNWIYVSPSLAQTYGSTRFIYNGIDPDEFIFREHKSDYLLFVSALPLARRKGLDIAINCAREAGVKLVVAGSGGDNKLIREIKHLCDVPGVDYVGEIFGEHKADLFAGARALLFPTQINEAFGLVLAEAMISGTPVIASDQGACGDIVNRKVGFVCHHFSQYLKAIQAVDSISAHDCRRYALDLYHYHHMARAYVQQYRFEIKKSRAAQSCFIKNIN; from the coding sequence ATGCGTATATTTGTTCAAGCCAGGCATAAGTATCCGGCAGCGATTGGCGGGCCCGGGGGAGGCCGGGTTTTTGACGTTTTGGTAAAAGGCTTGGCACACCTCGGCCACCAGGTGGTTTATTACCTGGAAAATAGGCAGGAAGAGAGCCGGGAAGAAAATCTGAAAAAAGCGTTACAGCAAGCACTCCCGCAAGCCGGTCAGTTCTTGAACAATGTTACTTTCGTGACTGAGCCTGTTTTTGATGCCGATATTTACCATATCAGAAGCGACTCTGCTTTAGCAACTGAGCTTGAACGCCGGGGATTGCCCTGGGTGGCCACCTGCCATACCGATTTGGCGGTACACGGATTAGCGCGCACTTGCTGCCGGGATAACTGGATTTATGTCTCTCCCTCGTTGGCACAGACTTATGGCAGCACACGTTTTATCTATAACGGCATAGATCCCGACGAGTTTATTTTTCGCGAGCATAAAAGTGATTATTTGCTGTTTGTCTCTGCCTTGCCGCTGGCACGGCGAAAAGGACTGGATATTGCCATAAACTGTGCCCGTGAAGCGGGAGTGAAACTTGTGGTGGCAGGCTCTGGCGGCGATAACAAGCTGATCAGGGAAATAAAACACCTCTGCGATGTGCCCGGGGTAGACTATGTCGGTGAAATCTTTGGCGAGCATAAAGCTGACCTATTTGCCGGTGCCAGGGCGTTGCTGTTTCCCACCCAAATCAATGAAGCCTTTGGCCTGGTACTGGCAGAAGCCATGATTTCGGGAACGCCTGTGATCGCCAGTGACCAGGGCGCCTGTGGCGATATTGTTAACCGCAAAGTTGGTTTTGTCTGTCATCATTTCAGCCAATACCTGAAGGCGATTCAGGCCGTTGATAGTATCTCGGCGCACGATTGCCGCCGATATGCCCTGGACTTATATCATTATCATCATATGGCCCGGGCATATGTGCAGCAATACCGGTTCGAAATCAAAAAGAGCCGGGCAGCACAGTCGTGTTTTATCAAAAATATAAACTGA
- a CDS encoding galactosyltransferase-related protein: protein MKDNCICNPEQIDYIISYRESSADRRQALFYVVSRLHQTFDKLNIIVVEQDTSPKLTADDLPCCQLIFVFNAGLFNRGWSNNVAVNASVRPFIAFADCDIFLQKQSYQSCFDALRIFDAVDPKKSYITNVSLPTADIVQSKENQNPQEDIGQVLPAYTIKNRRYGNTFAGGIFFIRRQSLLALGFWDENFEGWGGEDNAMEHVIRLFLRQCRLQLEVFHIDHSRTRLDTRAQPGYQSNSQRCRAICGNHGQALLEYLKEKKQSIPGAIDKYQTNKLGQKEQARSKNRAEDAYICSSQA, encoded by the coding sequence ATGAAGGACAACTGTATTTGTAACCCGGAGCAAATTGATTACATCATCAGTTACCGGGAATCTTCTGCCGACAGAAGGCAGGCGCTATTTTATGTGGTCTCCCGCCTTCATCAAACCTTTGACAAGCTTAATATCATTGTCGTTGAACAGGATACCTCGCCCAAGTTAACAGCCGATGATTTACCCTGTTGCCAGTTGATCTTTGTCTTTAATGCCGGTTTGTTTAACCGCGGCTGGTCAAACAATGTTGCCGTTAATGCCAGCGTGCGGCCCTTTATTGCTTTTGCCGATTGCGATATTTTTTTACAAAAACAAAGTTATCAAAGCTGCTTTGACGCGCTGCGGATATTTGATGCCGTGGATCCGAAAAAATCTTATATCACCAATGTCAGCTTACCAACGGCCGATATTGTGCAATCAAAGGAGAATCAAAACCCTCAAGAGGACATAGGCCAGGTTTTGCCGGCTTATACCATTAAAAACAGGCGTTACGGCAATACTTTTGCCGGCGGCATTTTCTTTATCCGCAGGCAAAGCCTGTTGGCCCTGGGCTTTTGGGATGAGAACTTTGAAGGCTGGGGCGGTGAAGACAATGCCATGGAGCATGTGATCCGGCTGTTTCTGCGCCAATGCCGACTGCAGTTGGAAGTCTTTCATATCGATCACAGCCGTACCCGGTTAGATACCCGCGCGCAGCCTGGCTACCAAAGCAACAGCCAAAGGTGCCGCGCCATATGCGGCAATCATGGTCAGGCATTGCTGGAATATCTTAAAGAGAAAAAACAGTCTATTCCGGGGGCCATAGATAAATATCAAACAAACAAGCTTGGCCAAAAGGAGCAGGCACGAAGCAAAAACAGAGCAGAAGATGCGTATATTTGTTCAAGCCAGGCATAA
- a CDS encoding beta-propeller fold lactonase family protein, whose protein sequence is MFKRQMLSLQKALNKVLQKVLMLMLAMSFALVLTDVAMAGGTFGTSLAKEDIAQNGTVQNGIRVDFSLTALQQESEQGKGTAAKVLYADSDAVFNFTISDGSGVPVSGVYPAGWMQRRAESMPNTPASCKNMVKSFIGGSLLAQPTVNLNTYYVLVLNQDASISVVDPLFHFGGSNLLTMVALSSPGFDWQLAELRQKLFVSLPQSRRLAVIDSQSFQLVNEVEIPGIPKEMALQQDQHYLWLAYERAMEPQAEAGQATGQGVLVIDTRSLDLVADFPLGAGPHHFAFSGDDQYAFIAAEQENTLTVIDIAGLKRVKTLPSGKKPVSLAYSRAADAIYISQSGDGTVLSINASTLAVNKLLSLDPGITDLAFAPNGRHGVVVNPVNDHVYILDSLNDKITKQGKVEQGPDQVNFSDTLAYIRHRGSETVLMLPMDAIVDEEVSLQVVDFPGGQEDFGLATTPAPGIIQAPGENAVLIAHPKDKQIYYYKEGMAAPMGSFKNFNRSARAVIAVDRSLQEISAGQYQTVGRLAEAGTYDVAFFLESPRVVHCFEVRVKPEAVQEESRFLQVAASLVSDRHSRQIKARQNTALTFKLQDIETRAPIEGLKQLSSLTVLAPGVWKSRSKVTELGQGLYRINWQAPQSGAYYIQLLANWQAMKMQAPRQIMLEVM, encoded by the coding sequence ATGTTTAAGCGGCAAATGCTTAGTTTACAAAAAGCCTTAAATAAAGTGTTGCAAAAAGTCCTGATGTTGATGCTTGCCATGTCTTTTGCTTTGGTCCTTACGGATGTTGCCATGGCTGGCGGCACTTTTGGAACAAGTTTGGCTAAAGAAGATATTGCTCAAAATGGCACAGTTCAAAATGGGATCCGGGTGGATTTTAGTCTGACCGCGCTGCAGCAGGAGAGTGAACAGGGCAAAGGAACAGCAGCCAAAGTGTTATATGCCGACAGCGATGCCGTATTTAACTTTACCATCTCAGACGGCAGCGGCGTACCGGTTTCCGGCGTTTATCCGGCTGGCTGGATGCAGCGACGCGCCGAGAGCATGCCCAATACACCGGCAAGCTGTAAAAACATGGTGAAAAGCTTTATCGGCGGCTCACTCCTGGCCCAGCCCACGGTCAATCTCAATACCTATTATGTGCTGGTATTAAATCAGGATGCCAGTATTTCCGTGGTTGATCCCTTGTTCCATTTTGGCGGCAGTAACCTGCTCACTATGGTGGCGTTATCCAGTCCGGGATTTGACTGGCAGCTGGCCGAGCTAAGACAAAAGTTATTTGTTTCTTTGCCGCAAAGCCGGCGCCTGGCCGTCATTGACAGCCAGAGCTTTCAGCTGGTAAACGAAGTGGAAATCCCCGGGATTCCGAAAGAAATGGCTTTGCAGCAGGATCAGCATTATCTCTGGCTTGCTTATGAAAGGGCTATGGAACCCCAGGCAGAAGCCGGGCAGGCCACTGGACAGGGGGTTTTGGTTATTGATACCCGCAGCCTGGATCTGGTTGCTGATTTTCCCCTCGGCGCAGGGCCGCATCATTTTGCTTTTTCCGGTGATGATCAATATGCCTTTATCGCCGCTGAGCAGGAAAATACCCTGACGGTTATTGATATTGCCGGCTTAAAGCGGGTGAAAACCTTGCCCAGCGGAAAAAAACCGGTCAGCCTGGCGTACTCCCGTGCTGCCGATGCTATTTATATCAGCCAGAGCGGCGATGGCACAGTGCTCAGTATCAATGCCAGCACTTTGGCGGTGAATAAGCTGCTCTCCCTCGACCCCGGCATCACAGATCTTGCCTTTGCCCCAAATGGCCGCCACGGCGTTGTGGTGAACCCGGTTAATGATCATGTCTATATCCTGGACAGTTTAAACGACAAGATCACCAAACAAGGCAAGGTAGAGCAGGGGCCGGACCAGGTTAACTTCAGCGATACCCTGGCCTATATCCGACACCGGGGCAGTGAAACTGTACTGATGTTGCCTATGGATGCCATTGTCGATGAAGAGGTTTCGCTGCAGGTGGTGGACTTTCCCGGCGGACAGGAAGATTTTGGCCTTGCCACCACACCCGCGCCGGGCATTATCCAGGCGCCGGGGGAAAATGCGGTGCTTATTGCCCATCCTAAAGATAAACAGATTTATTATTACAAGGAAGGTATGGCGGCCCCTATGGGCAGTTTTAAAAACTTCAACCGCAGTGCCCGCGCGGTGATCGCCGTTGACCGCAGCCTGCAGGAGATAAGTGCCGGTCAATATCAGACGGTAGGGCGTCTGGCTGAGGCAGGCACTTATGATGTCGCTTTTTTCCTGGAATCCCCGCGGGTGGTACATTGCTTTGAAGTCAGGGTTAAACCTGAAGCCGTACAGGAGGAAAGCCGTTTTTTGCAGGTGGCGGCCAGTTTAGTATCAGATCGGCACAGCCGGCAAATAAAGGCGAGGCAAAACACGGCGCTGACCTTTAAATTGCAGGATATAGAGACCCGGGCACCGATTGAGGGTTTGAAACAGCTAAGCAGTTTAACGGTATTGGCGCCCGGGGTGTGGAAAAGCCGGAGTAAGGTAACTGAACTGGGACAAGGCTTGTATCGCATAAACTGGCAGGCGCCGCAAAGCGGTGCTTATTATATCCAGCTGCTTGCTAACTGGCAGGCGATGAAGATGCAGGCACCCAGGCAAATCATGCTTGAGGTGATGTGA